The Paenibacillus thermoaerophilus genomic sequence GTCGGTGCTTCCGAACAAATAATAGCGGCCTTCCTCCGCCACGGGAACCACATAAGGGTCCCGGATCTGCACGTCCCGATTCGTTTTCATCCATTCGGCACCCGCCTTTGTCCATTCTTGTTTGCTGCCTTGCCCCGCTCCCGGCTCGTTGCTTCCGCGGCCGGTGCGCGGTCTCCCGCGGCCGGACCACCCGCCTTCCCGCCTACCGGTACGCGGGATACACGACGCCGATATCCTGCACGCGGGTCAAACGGCCGTCCTCGTATTCGAGCAGCTCGTTCCCGTTTGCCGTCACCGGAATATCCATGCCCGCATACTGAATAGAACCGCTGACCGGCGCGGCGCTCATCCCGATCACGCCCCGCAGGTCCCCTTCCCGGTCCGTCACCACCCGCAAGCCGTAAGGGAACCGCATATGAAGCCGCCGGTTCCGGTAGATCGCCGAGCCGTCCCGGGAATTGATCAGCTCGAACTCGACTCCGTCCACCGTCCGGCTGTACGCCGTCTCCTCGGCCACCTCTTCGCCGTGATCCATCGCGCTAGGGACAAGCCCCGTAAACCAGAGACCGCCCTCCGGCGTAGGCAAGATGCCGCACAGCCGTTCGACGAAGTCCAATACGCACAAGATCGCGGGAGAATACCCTTCGGTGTACCCTTCCTCGCCCGTCCACGGACTTAACGTCTGCGCGAACCGATCCATGCGCGATATCGCCGACATCAGCGGCTGCAGCACCCACGTCAGCTCCACATGCCGATGATGAAACTCGAACGCGTGCGGCGCGCGGATGAGGCTCAGGAAGTTGGCCGGTCCGGCCCAACTGTTGTAGCTCGAAAACGGATCGAACCGCGGATCGTCCATCGCGATCGAGGTAAACGGATATTTCGCGAAAAACTTTCGCGTATTCAGCAAATACCGTTTCAGCGCCTCCGCAAAAAAGTTCGCATCCCCGACCTCGCAGGCCAATACGCGCAGCAGCGTGTCCGATTGGACCCGGACCCATTCGCCGTGCCGATCCCGGTCGTAGAAGAATCGGTCGGCCTCGTCATAACAATGCGTCCACAGGCTGCGGAGCGTCTCCTCCGCCTTCTCCCTCCATCCCGCATCCGGCTCCCCCAGCTCCTCCGCGATCCGGGCCAGATACAGTCGCTGGCAGTACACGTTCGCCGTCAGGTCCGGCGCGAGAAACGGAAGCACGGGAGAATGCGGATCGAACCGCTTCGGATCGTTCAGATAAGGCGTGTCCGGAACATGCCAGAAGCGAGGCGACAGATCGTGCCCCGTATCGAAGGCGCAGAACGCCTCCACGCAGCCGGTATTCCGGGTATTGCGCCATTCCGCCAGCCAGCGGTCGTAGCGCCGCATGGCCGCGTACATCTTCCGGAGAAACTCCTGCGGCTTCCCGTTCAGCGAATAGTGGTTCCACACGCTTCGGGCCAGCGGCGTAACCAGCTGGATTTGCCGGAAAGCCGGGCCGCCCCCGGTGATCTTGTACGGCAGCAATCCGTCCTCCCGCTGCAGATCGGCGAAGCCGGCGAAGGTGGATTCCGCCACGGAAGGGATAAACCTCGACAACAGCTCCGCGCTGATCGTGCCGGTGCTCTCCAGCCAGCACCCCCGGTATGCGCCGCCTTCGTACAGGATCGGACCTCTGTCCAGCGCGGGCACGATACAGTCGAACAGCTTGCGCCATGCCGAATAATAGACGCGTTCCAGCCGCTCCGACGAAGCGGCGAATTTCACTCCCGAACGCATCCAATCCTGCAGCGCCTTCGCGCCGGGCCCGCTGCCCGGCTCTCCCGCCCGAAGCTCCGTCCTGATCCCGCGCAACCTCTCCGCCATCGCTTCCACACTCACGTCGGATTCCCCCCAGACAGCCGGGCGCGCCGCGCGGCAGACCCGCATCCGTCGCTCAGAAGCGGACTGCCGGCAGCAGTCCGCCCTGTCCGCTCTTGCTCTGCTCCGCGCGCCGCGCCCGCGCTATGCGTTTATTTGTTGTTGTTAAATATTTTGACGGCACCGGTATAAAAATCCTCCGCGCCTTTCTTGACATCCTTCCTGCCGAACGATATTTCCTGCACGGTCGTCTCCAGCAGCTTGGAGTATTCGGTGAAGCCGGGCGGATTGTAGCTGATTTTGACCACTTGCTTTTTGTTCGCTTCCGATACGCGGTTGAGGTAGTCGTAGATGATTTGCTCCACCGGGCTCGCATCCTTCTTCAACAGATCGCGCATGGCCGCCGTAACCGGCACGCCGCGGTCATTGCCGAGAATTTTCGCCGCGTCGGGATCGTTGATCCAGAAGTTGATCAGCTGCGCCACTTCTTTGGGATGCTTGGTTTTTGCGTAACCGGACAACCCCTGGCTCGATTCGAAGGCGACGCCCGAACCGTTGGCGCCTCTGGGCACCTGAACAAGCGTCAGGTGATCCTTCGTCAGATTCTGATGCGCGACCAACTGATTGGAAGGAATCAGTCCCATGGCCACGCGGCCGGTGACGATCAGCGACTTGCTTGTGTCGCCCGGAGGATTGGAGACCTGAAGCTCCGGCGTAACGACGCCGCCCGCCTTGCGCATGTTGTCCCAATAGGCGAACCAGTTCTCCGCGTCCTTCTGTTCGAAACCGATTACATTCTTGTCCATGTCGTAGACCGTTTTGCCGATCTGCCCCATATAGATGCCCATGCCGTCCACCGTGTAGTCGTAGGTGCCGAACACGTCCTTGCCGAGCTTGTCGGATATTTCCTTGGCGATTCGGGCATAGTCGTCCCAAGTCCAGTCGTCCTGCGGAATCTCCATGCCGGCTTTCTTGAACAAATCCGTGTTGACGACGATGGCCCGGGCGTTCGCCCCCGCCGAGACGTGATAGAGCTTCTCCTTGAACGTGCCGTACGCGATCATCGATTTGTCCATGTCGTCCAGGTTCAGCTCTTTGCCGACATAGGGGTTCAGATCGAGCAGCACGCCCTTGCTCACGTAATCCACCACGTTGCCGCCCAGGAAGAAGACGTCCGGCGCCGTTCCGGAGGCGATCTGGGTGTTGAGCTTGTCGAAATAACCGGAGCTTGGCGCGAATTCGCCGACTACCTTGATATGCGGATATTTCTCTTCGAACTTGCGGAGCGCTTCGTTGGTCTTGTCCGCCCGCTTCTGATCCCCCCACCACATGATGCGGAGCTCGACTTGCTCGTTCCCCGCTCCCGCCGACGCGGAAGGCGAATCCGTCGACGTGCCGCCGCAGGCGGTCACCGTAAGCGCAACAACCGACACCGTTGCGATCAGACCCGTTTTTTTCACAGCCTTCGTCCCCCTAAAAACATGGTATATAGCTCATGGTTCACTTGAGCCCCGTGGTTGCGATGCCTTCCAGAATCAACCGCTGGAAAGCGAAGAAAATGATCATCACGGGCGCCAGCGACAGGACGGACATCGCCAGCAGCGCCCCCCAATCCGACTCGCCGGACGGATCGAACAACGAACGAATGCCCAACTGCACGGTAAACAAATCGATCTTGTTGAGATAAATCATCTGGCTGAAGAAATCGTCCCATGTCCAGATAAAGGTGAAGATCGAGGTCGTAATCAGCGCCGGCAGCAGCAGCGGCACGATCAAGCGCCAGTAGATCTGGGCTTGGCCGCAGCCGTCGATCGTCGCGCTTTCGTCCAGCTCCTTGGGAATTCCCCGTATGAACTGAACCATCAGCAGGATGAAGAACGAATCGTGGGCCAGCCACTTCGGGACGATCAAGGGCAAGTAGGTGTTGATCCACTCGAACTTGTTGTACATCACGTATTGCGGCACAAGCGTCACGTGATACGGCAGCATGATCGTCACCAGCATAAGCCCGAACCAGATCTTCTTCAGCCGGAATTCCAGCCGGGCGAAGGCGAAGGCCGCCAGCGAGCACGTTACGACGTTGCCCAGCACCGACATCAGCGAGATAAAGGCGGAATTGGCGAAAAACCGGCCGAAGGAGACGCCTTGCAGCCCTTTCCACCCGTTGCGGTAATGCTCGAACGTCCACTCCTTGGGCCACAGGCTCGTATCGGAGAAAATCAGCGTATTCGGTTTAAAGGAACTGCTGATGAGCCAGAGCACGGGATACAGCATAAGCAGGCCGAGGGCGATAATCGCCGTATGTTTGACCGCCCGGCCGACGGTCTTTCCAAGCGGCATAACCCGCCTCACCTCCCTTCTTTGCCGTCGCCGTAGAATACCCAGTACTTGGACGTGACGAACATGACGGCCGTAAATACTCCGATAATCGCAAGCAAAATCCACGCCAACGCGGAAGCGTAACCCATATCGAAGAAGGAGAAGCCTTTCAGATACAGGTACAGCGTGTAGAACATCGTGGAGTCGATCGGTCCGCCCCGGCCGTCGCCGATGACGTAACCCGGCGTAAACACCTGGAAGGAACCGATCATGCTCATCACCAGATTAAAGAAAATAACCGGCGACAGCAGAGGCAGCGTAATCCGGAAAAATTGCCGGAACTTCCCGGCGCCGTCCACCTCGGAAGCTTCATACAGTTCGGCGGGAATCTGCTTCAGCCCGGCCAGAAAGATCACCATCGCCGATCCGAACTGCCAGACGGCCAGCGTAATGATCGTATACAGCACGTAGTCGGGATGCGCGATCCACGACGGCCCCTCGACGCCGAACAGCTTCAGGAACAGGTTGACCAGACCGTCTCCGTCGAACATTTTCCTCCAGACGATCGCGATCGCCACGCTCCCTCCGAGCAGCGAAGGGATGTAGTAGACCGTACGGTAAATCCCCAGCATCCGGATGCCTTTGTTCAGCGCCATGGCCACCATCAGCGCGAAAAACAGGCGGAGCGGAACGGCCAGCAGCACATACTGGAACGTCAGGGCGATCGAGCGCCGGAACAGCTCGTCCTCGGCAAAGATTTGCGCGTAATTGTCCAGGCCCAGCCATTGCGGCGCGTTCAGCAGATTGTACTTGGTCAGCGACAAGTAGAAGGAACCGATCATGGGCCCCAGCGTCAGACCAAAGAAGCCGACCAGCCAAGGGAGCAGAAACAAATACGCGGTGCGATCTTGCCGCCACAGAGCGGATCTTCGTGAAGCCAAGCGGCGAACCTCCCTTCCGCGAAACAAAATAAGCTTGACTGCAACTTCCCGCTGCAAGTCAAGCATACGACGTTTGCCCGCACGAAAGAATCTTATTTTTTCGGCAGTTGATTTTTAATTTTTTCGTTTTTTCTGCGCGTTTTGCCGGTAATCCGACGGCGACAGGCCGAACTGCTTCTTGAATTTGGAACTGAAATAGCTGGCGCTGGCAAAACCCGTCAATTCCGCGATATCCCACAGCGGCAGCGACGTGTCCTCCAGCAGCCGCACGGCCTGGGCCATCCGCACCCCGGTCAAATATTGAATAAAGGTCAGGCCCATCCTGGACTTGAACCATTCGGAGAAATAGGACGGATGGTAGCTGAACCGTTCGGCCAGAACCGTCAGATTCAGGTCGTACATGTAGTGGCTGTCGATGTACCGCTTCACCCGTTGAAAATCGGCATCCTCCTTGTTCTGCATGCGGACGATCCGCTCTCCCATACGCACGAAAAACCGCTCCGCCTTGTCGACCGTATGCAGGCCGAGCGCCATCTCCGGCCGCATCCACAGCTCGTCCTTGCTGTCCAGCGCCGTTCCCGATTCATGGGCCGCCGCTTCGATCTCCAGATACAACTGGAAGATCGCCTTGACGTAAAACGCCTGCGAGCGTTCGAACGCGCGCGTCAATTCCTTGCGGACCGTTGCCTGGAACGCGTCCATGTCTCCCCGGAGCAGATGCTTGCGGAGCAGGCGGCGCGATTCGGCCGACAAGGCGGACGCGCCGTCCGCCTCCTCCTTCATCGGATATGGCCCGTTCGCATCCGTGAGATTCCAGGACAGCAAGGCCGACATATACCCTTCCCGCCACTCGGAGAACCCCTTCGCCGGCTGCCCCACGGCGACGGCCGGTTCCTCGGACAAATGCTGCGCGACACAACTGCGGAGCTGTCCGGCAAATTCGCGGCAAACCTCCTCCGCACCGGGCACGATCAAAAAGATCAGCCCCGGATAGCTGCGGTCCTGGAAATAAAGCGGCGCTTGCGGCGACTGATCGGCAAATTCCTTGCAGATCAACTCGAACGGAAGCCGCAGCTTCTCCGGCGTGCGTTCTCCGCGGATCTCTCCCGTCCGGCGCTCCCGCAAACCGGCGACGACAAACCGGACTTCCCGCCCGTCCCACGCCTCCAGTTCGAAAAGCCTGGCCCGGTCCCGGAAGTCCTGCATATGCCGCCACTCCTCTTTGACGATGTGGACGACGAAATGCCCCTTCATCTCCTTGTAATACTGGGACAGCCTCCATTCCAGGCTTTTCCGCTGATCCGTAAGCTGCCGCTCGCGATCCAATTCTTGCTTGACCTTCAGCAGCGCCGCCTCCAGCTCGTCCCTGGACACGGGCTTCAGCAGATAGTCCCGGGCCTGGGTGCGCACGGCCGCCCGCGCGTACCGGAAATCTTCATAACCCGTCAGGACGATGGTCCGAAGGCCGGGATACCGCTCGCGGCACGACTCCAGAAATGAGATGCCGTCCATCATCGGCATGTTCATATCGGTAATGACGATGTCGATGTCCGTTTCGGACAGCAACCGGTGCGCTTCGGCGCCGTTGGCGGCTTCGTCCGCCACCTCCAATCCGAGCCGTTCCCAGTCCACCTTCATGCGGAGCCCCGTCCGGATCT encodes the following:
- a CDS encoding response regulator transcription factor; protein product: MYRVLIVDDEPEIRTGLRMKVDWERLGLEVADEAANGAEAHRLLSETDIDIVITDMNMPMMDGISFLESCRERYPGLRTIVLTGYEDFRYARAAVRTQARDYLLKPVSRDELEAALLKVKQELDRERQLTDQRKSLEWRLSQYYKEMKGHFVVHIVKEEWRHMQDFRDRARLFELEAWDGREVRFVVAGLRERRTGEIRGERTPEKLRLPFELICKEFADQSPQAPLYFQDRSYPGLIFLIVPGAEEVCREFAGQLRSCVAQHLSEEPAVAVGQPAKGFSEWREGYMSALLSWNLTDANGPYPMKEEADGASALSAESRRLLRKHLLRGDMDAFQATVRKELTRAFERSQAFYVKAIFQLYLEIEAAAHESGTALDSKDELWMRPEMALGLHTVDKAERFFVRMGERIVRMQNKEDADFQRVKRYIDSHYMYDLNLTVLAERFSYHPSYFSEWFKSRMGLTFIQYLTGVRMAQAVRLLEDTSLPLWDIAELTGFASASYFSSKFKKQFGLSPSDYRQNAQKKRKN
- a CDS encoding MGH1-like glycoside hydrolase domain-containing protein, with the protein product MAERLRGIRTELRAGEPGSGPGAKALQDWMRSGVKFAASSERLERVYYSAWRKLFDCIVPALDRGPILYEGGAYRGCWLESTGTISAELLSRFIPSVAESTFAGFADLQREDGLLPYKITGGGPAFRQIQLVTPLARSVWNHYSLNGKPQEFLRKMYAAMRRYDRWLAEWRNTRNTGCVEAFCAFDTGHDLSPRFWHVPDTPYLNDPKRFDPHSPVLPFLAPDLTANVYCQRLYLARIAEELGEPDAGWREKAEETLRSLWTHCYDEADRFFYDRDRHGEWVRVQSDTLLRVLACEVGDANFFAEALKRYLLNTRKFFAKYPFTSIAMDDPRFDPFSSYNSWAGPANFLSLIRAPHAFEFHHRHVELTWVLQPLMSAISRMDRFAQTLSPWTGEEGYTEGYSPAILCVLDFVERLCGILPTPEGGLWFTGLVPSAMDHGEEVAEETAYSRTVDGVEFELINSRDGSAIYRNRRLHMRFPYGLRVVTDREGDLRGVIGMSAAPVSGSIQYAGMDIPVTANGNELLEYEDGRLTRVQDIGVVYPAYR
- a CDS encoding carbohydrate ABC transporter permease, producing MPLGKTVGRAVKHTAIIALGLLMLYPVLWLISSSFKPNTLIFSDTSLWPKEWTFEHYRNGWKGLQGVSFGRFFANSAFISLMSVLGNVVTCSLAAFAFARLEFRLKKIWFGLMLVTIMLPYHVTLVPQYVMYNKFEWINTYLPLIVPKWLAHDSFFILLMVQFIRGIPKELDESATIDGCGQAQIYWRLIVPLLLPALITTSIFTFIWTWDDFFSQMIYLNKIDLFTVQLGIRSLFDPSGESDWGALLAMSVLSLAPVMIIFFAFQRLILEGIATTGLK
- a CDS encoding ABC transporter substrate-binding protein, whose amino-acid sequence is MKKTGLIATVSVVALTVTACGGTSTDSPSASAGAGNEQVELRIMWWGDQKRADKTNEALRKFEEKYPHIKVVGEFAPSSGYFDKLNTQIASGTAPDVFFLGGNVVDYVSKGVLLDLNPYVGKELNLDDMDKSMIAYGTFKEKLYHVSAGANARAIVVNTDLFKKAGMEIPQDDWTWDDYARIAKEISDKLGKDVFGTYDYTVDGMGIYMGQIGKTVYDMDKNVIGFEQKDAENWFAYWDNMRKAGGVVTPELQVSNPPGDTSKSLIVTGRVAMGLIPSNQLVAHQNLTKDHLTLVQVPRGANGSGVAFESSQGLSGYAKTKHPKEVAQLINFWINDPDAAKILGNDRGVPVTAAMRDLLKKDASPVEQIIYDYLNRVSEANKKQVVKISYNPPGFTEYSKLLETTVQEISFGRKDVKKGAEDFYTGAVKIFNNNK
- a CDS encoding carbohydrate ABC transporter permease, whose product is MASRRSALWRQDRTAYLFLLPWLVGFFGLTLGPMIGSFYLSLTKYNLLNAPQWLGLDNYAQIFAEDELFRRSIALTFQYVLLAVPLRLFFALMVAMALNKGIRMLGIYRTVYYIPSLLGGSVAIAIVWRKMFDGDGLVNLFLKLFGVEGPSWIAHPDYVLYTIITLAVWQFGSAMVIFLAGLKQIPAELYEASEVDGAGKFRQFFRITLPLLSPVIFFNLVMSMIGSFQVFTPGYVIGDGRGGPIDSTMFYTLYLYLKGFSFFDMGYASALAWILLAIIGVFTAVMFVTSKYWVFYGDGKEGR